Proteins encoded in a region of the Acidimicrobiales bacterium genome:
- a CDS encoding glycoside hydrolase family 172 protein → MATDPARLLPAHSNRSASFENPTAEAGAAGRAAAGRKGAANRIIRPGERVRLLDVGGPGRITHLWATFASAAGPTSPAVVRAQLIEVFYDGEPAPSVSVPAGDFFGAAHGMRVPYASALTAINEGRGFSSRVPMPFGEAAVLDWENRSDLPVVLYYQADVLAGPLEPETGYLHGSFRRENPTELGRDFTVAGELRGPGRFLGWTGGVRVLEPSRWWGEGEVKMYIDSDTDHPTVCGTGTEDYLDSAWGLGTFSTPESGAAVWAAGDGPDEHHRLVSFYRWHVSDPVVFRDRLRVTVQQIGSAFFPAGDAESEAFTRSHRLAGEGLIDMASGSFCLYERSDDWCATAFTYCATPQAVPGCDMTVAGADLPAGRSGLRLVRRH, encoded by the coding sequence ATGGCCACCGATCCGGCCCGGTTGTTGCCAGCACACTCCAACCGGTCCGCCAGCTTCGAGAACCCGACGGCGGAGGCGGGCGCCGCTGGACGCGCAGCAGCAGGACGCAAGGGCGCGGCCAACCGGATAATCCGCCCCGGCGAGCGGGTCCGGCTGCTTGACGTCGGCGGGCCCGGTCGTATCACGCACTTGTGGGCGACATTCGCCTCGGCAGCCGGCCCCACCTCTCCCGCCGTGGTTCGGGCCCAGCTGATCGAGGTCTTCTACGACGGAGAACCCGCTCCGTCCGTCAGCGTTCCAGCGGGAGACTTCTTTGGCGCCGCACACGGGATGCGTGTTCCTTACGCCTCCGCGTTGACAGCAATCAACGAAGGGCGCGGCTTCAGCTCACGAGTCCCGATGCCCTTCGGCGAAGCTGCGGTGCTGGACTGGGAGAACCGTTCCGACCTGCCGGTGGTCCTGTATTACCAGGCGGACGTGCTGGCCGGCCCCCTCGAGCCCGAGACGGGCTATCTGCACGGATCATTCCGTAGGGAAAACCCCACGGAGCTGGGCCGGGATTTCACGGTCGCGGGAGAGCTGCGCGGCCCGGGCCGGTTCCTCGGGTGGACGGGTGGTGTCCGGGTCCTCGAGCCGTCGCGGTGGTGGGGCGAGGGTGAGGTCAAGATGTACATCGACTCCGACACCGACCACCCCACCGTGTGCGGTACGGGGACCGAGGACTATCTCGACTCGGCCTGGGGGCTCGGGACATTCTCGACTCCGGAGAGCGGAGCGGCGGTATGGGCCGCGGGGGACGGCCCCGACGAGCACCACCGCCTCGTGTCCTTCTACCGCTGGCACGTCTCGGATCCCGTCGTGTTCCGGGACCGTCTGCGCGTGACCGTCCAGCAGATCGGCTCGGCTTTCTTTCCGGCGGGCGATGCCGAATCCGAGGCGTTCACCAGGAGCCACCGCCTGGCGGGCGAAGGCCTGATCGACATGGCGAGCGGGTCCTTCTGCCTCTACGAGCGGTCGGACGATTGGTGCGCCACCGCCTTCACGTACTGCGCCACGCCGCAAGCAGTCCCCGGGTGCGACATGACCGTGGCCGGAGCCGACCTGCCGGCCGGCCGTTCCGGCCTTCGGCTGGTCCGACGCCACTGA